A section of the Vibrio vulnificus CMCP6 genome encodes:
- the gshB gene encoding glutathione synthase, whose translation MIKLGIVMDPISSINIKKDSSFAMMLEAQRRGWEIHYMEMNDLHLDQGIAIADTKVVQLKEDPNGWYEFTSEQTIELAELDAVLMRKDPPFDTEYIYATYILERAEEQGTLIVNKPQSLRDCNEKLFTAWFPELTPTTIVTRKAEKIKAFRQEHGDIILKPLDGMGGASIFRVKENDPNVSVIIETLTNHGQNYAMAQTFVPDISNGDKRILVVDGEPMPYCLARIPAKGETRGNLAAGGSGEPRPLSETDLKIANAVAPTLKEKGLIFVGLDVIGDKLTEINVTSPTCIREIEAAFDISITGKLMDAIERRLQAQA comes from the coding sequence ATGATCAAACTCGGCATCGTAATGGATCCAATTTCGTCCATTAACATTAAAAAAGATTCTAGCTTCGCCATGATGCTAGAAGCTCAACGTCGCGGTTGGGAAATCCATTATATGGAGATGAATGATCTACACTTAGATCAAGGCATTGCTATTGCTGACACCAAAGTGGTGCAACTGAAAGAAGATCCTAATGGTTGGTATGAGTTCACATCAGAACAAACCATCGAGTTGGCGGAACTGGATGCGGTCTTGATGCGTAAGGATCCTCCATTTGATACGGAGTACATCTACGCGACCTACATTTTAGAGCGTGCGGAAGAGCAAGGCACCTTGATCGTCAACAAGCCTCAAAGCTTGCGCGATTGCAATGAAAAACTCTTTACCGCTTGGTTCCCAGAACTAACGCCAACCACGATCGTGACGCGCAAAGCAGAGAAAATTAAAGCGTTTCGCCAAGAGCATGGCGACATCATTTTAAAACCGCTGGATGGTATGGGTGGTGCTTCGATTTTCCGTGTGAAAGAGAATGATCCTAACGTTTCAGTGATCATCGAAACACTGACCAACCATGGCCAAAATTACGCAATGGCGCAAACTTTCGTGCCTGATATCAGCAACGGTGACAAACGGATTCTGGTGGTGGATGGCGAACCGATGCCCTATTGCTTAGCACGTATTCCTGCTAAAGGGGAAACTCGTGGTAACTTGGCTGCTGGCGGCAGCGGTGAACCTCGACCACTGAGCGAAACCGACCTAAAAATTGCAAACGCAGTGGCTCCAACATTAAAAGAAAAAGGGCTTATTTTTGTTGGCTTGGATGTGATAGGCGATAAACTGACGGAAATTAACGTCACCAGTCCAACCTGTATTCGCGAAATTGAAGCTGCCTTCGATATCTCGATTACCGGTAAACTAATGGACGCGATTGAACGTCGTTTACAAGCTCAAGCTTAA
- a CDS encoding PilT/PilU family type 4a pilus ATPase yields the protein MDLNKILEGMITLKASDLYITVGAPVLFRVDGELRPQGEKLSQIEVAQLLDGAMDEERRADFRKSRESNFAIVRDSGRFRVSAFYQRELPGAVIRRIETNIPTFEELKLPHVLQDLAIAKRGLVLVVGATGSGKSTTMAAMTGYRNTHRSGHILTVEDPIEFVHEHKRCIVTQREVGLDTESYEVALKNSLRQAPDMILIGEIRSRETMEYAMTFAETGHLCMATLHANNANQALERILHLVPKEQKEQFLFDLSMNLKGVVGQQLIRDKNGKGRHGVFEVLLNSPRVSDLIRRGDLHELKMTMAKSKEVGMQTFDQSLYTLVVEGKISEEDAMHSADSANDLRLMLKTQRGDISSPGSLANVKIDMD from the coding sequence ATGGATTTAAACAAGATTTTAGAAGGGATGATCACGCTTAAAGCGTCGGATCTTTATATCACGGTTGGTGCCCCCGTGCTGTTTCGTGTCGATGGCGAGCTGCGCCCGCAAGGCGAAAAATTATCGCAAATTGAAGTCGCTCAACTGCTGGATGGGGCGATGGACGAAGAGCGGCGCGCTGACTTTCGCAAAAGCCGCGAGTCAAACTTTGCCATTGTGCGAGATTCGGGGCGTTTTCGTGTCAGTGCCTTCTACCAACGAGAGCTTCCTGGTGCGGTGATTCGCCGCATTGAAACCAACATTCCAACCTTTGAGGAACTTAAGCTGCCTCATGTTTTGCAAGACTTAGCGATTGCCAAACGTGGATTGGTGCTGGTGGTGGGCGCGACGGGCTCTGGTAAATCGACCACCATGGCTGCGATGACGGGATATCGAAATACCCACCGTAGTGGACACATTTTGACGGTGGAAGATCCGATTGAATTTGTCCACGAACATAAACGCTGTATTGTCACCCAGCGTGAAGTCGGTTTGGATACGGAAAGCTATGAAGTCGCACTAAAGAACTCGCTGCGTCAAGCGCCAGATATGATTCTAATTGGTGAGATTCGCAGTCGGGAAACCATGGAATACGCCATGACCTTTGCTGAAACGGGTCACTTGTGTATGGCGACACTGCATGCCAATAACGCCAACCAAGCACTGGAGCGCATCTTACACTTGGTGCCTAAAGAACAAAAAGAGCAGTTTTTGTTTGACCTTTCCATGAACTTAAAAGGGGTAGTTGGTCAGCAGTTGATTCGTGATAAAAATGGTAAAGGTCGTCACGGTGTGTTCGAGGTGTTACTTAACAGTCCGCGCGTGTCGGATTTGATCCGTCGTGGCGATTTGCATGAGCTGAAAATGACTATGGCGAAGTCGAAAGAAGTCGGTATGCAGACCTTTGACCAATCACTCTATACATTAGTAGTGGAAGGCAAAATCAGCGAAGAAGACGCCATGCACAGTGCCGATTCCGCCAACGATTTACGTTTGATGCTGAAGACGCAGCGAGGTGATATTAGTTCCCCCGGCTCATTGGCGAACGTGAAGATTGATATGGATTAG
- a CDS encoding YggS family pyridoxal phosphate-dependent enzyme: protein MNSIQQNIEHITTQIHDSTQKCGRARDSVQLLAVSKTKPVEAILEAYHAGQRAFGENYVQEGVEKVRFFAEQHPEKSIEWHFIGPIQSNKSRLVAEHFAWVHTIDRDKIAQRLNDQRPAELPPLQVLIQVNTSGEASKSGVSGEEIFALAELISTLPNLTLRGLMSIPENVDDHASQLAAFQPLAELQQRLVQRYPSVDTLSMGMSGDMDAAIESGSTMVRIGTAIFGHRDYSNKA, encoded by the coding sequence ATGAACAGTATTCAACAAAACATTGAACATATCACCACACAGATTCACGACTCTACGCAAAAGTGTGGACGAGCTCGAGACTCAGTGCAACTTTTAGCGGTCAGTAAAACCAAACCTGTCGAGGCGATTCTCGAAGCCTATCATGCAGGTCAAAGGGCTTTTGGTGAGAACTACGTGCAAGAAGGCGTAGAAAAAGTCCGATTTTTTGCCGAGCAACACCCTGAGAAATCCATCGAGTGGCATTTTATCGGCCCCATTCAATCGAATAAAAGTCGCTTAGTGGCGGAGCACTTTGCGTGGGTACATACCATTGATCGTGACAAAATCGCTCAACGTTTAAATGATCAACGCCCAGCCGAGCTCCCTCCGCTGCAAGTGCTGATCCAAGTGAACACCAGCGGCGAAGCCTCTAAGTCAGGCGTATCCGGTGAGGAAATATTTGCACTTGCTGAGTTGATTTCTACCCTCCCGAACCTCACGTTAAGAGGGTTGATGTCAATCCCTGAAAACGTCGATGACCACGCTTCTCAGTTGGCTGCATTCCAACCGCTTGCTGAGCTACAACAACGCTTGGTTCAACGCTATCCAAGCGTGGACACTTTATCGATGGGCATGAGTGGCGACATGGATGCCGCCATCGAATCAGGTTCAACCATGGTGCGTATTGGCACCGCCATTTTTGGCCATCGCGATTACAGCAACAAAGCGTAA
- the rsmE gene encoding 16S rRNA (uracil(1498)-N(3))-methyltransferase, which translates to MRIPRIYHPETIQHLGVIALSDDAAGHIGRVLRMKEGQEVLLFDGSGAEFPAVISEVGKKSVMVELSERVERSSESPLDLHLGQVISRGEKMEFTIQKSVELGVNTITPLISDRCGVKLDEKRFEKKLAQWQKIAISACEQCGRNTIPEIRPIMSLEAWCAEEYDGLKLNLHPRAKYSINTLPEPVTKVRLLIGPEGGLSSEEIDMTQQYQFEETLLGPRVLRTETAALTAITALQVRFGDLG; encoded by the coding sequence ATGCGTATCCCTCGAATTTATCATCCAGAAACCATTCAACACCTTGGCGTTATTGCACTTAGTGATGACGCTGCTGGCCATATCGGGCGTGTGTTACGCATGAAAGAAGGCCAAGAAGTCTTGCTCTTTGACGGCAGTGGCGCTGAGTTTCCCGCCGTGATCAGTGAAGTGGGTAAGAAGAGTGTGATGGTAGAACTCAGTGAAAGGGTTGAACGTAGCAGTGAGTCCCCGCTCGATCTTCATCTTGGGCAGGTCATCTCCCGCGGTGAAAAAATGGAGTTCACTATCCAAAAATCGGTAGAGTTGGGGGTGAATACCATTACTCCGCTGATTTCTGATCGTTGTGGTGTGAAGCTAGATGAAAAACGTTTCGAGAAAAAACTGGCCCAGTGGCAAAAAATCGCGATCAGCGCGTGTGAGCAGTGTGGCCGTAATACCATTCCTGAAATTCGCCCAATCATGTCTTTAGAAGCTTGGTGTGCAGAAGAGTACGATGGACTTAAACTCAATCTACACCCACGCGCAAAATACTCCATCAATACCCTGCCAGAGCCTGTCACAAAAGTACGCTTGCTGATTGGTCCTGAGGGCGGTCTCTCTTCTGAAGAGATCGACATGACACAACAATATCAATTTGAAGAAACACTGCTAGGACCACGTGTATTGCGCACAGAAACGGCAGCGTTAACGGCAATTACTGCCTTACAGGTTCGTTTCGGCGATCTGGGATAA
- a CDS encoding YqgE/AlgH family protein produces MNLTNHFLVAMPGMKDPYFQHSVIYICEHNEEGAMGLMINAPIDITVGKMLEQVDVQPVHPQLNTSSLTKPVYNGGPVAEDRGFILHRPKDFYESSLQMTEQISVTTSKDILTVLGTEAEPSSYIVALGYSGWSAGQLEAELAENSWLTVEANPDIIFDTPIAMRWQKAVQMLGIHASQLSDQAGHA; encoded by the coding sequence ATGAACCTGACAAATCATTTTCTGGTTGCGATGCCGGGTATGAAAGATCCCTACTTTCAGCACAGCGTCATCTATATCTGTGAACATAATGAAGAAGGCGCAATGGGCTTAATGATCAACGCGCCTATTGATATCACCGTGGGCAAAATGCTCGAGCAAGTCGATGTCCAGCCTGTTCATCCTCAGTTGAACACCTCAAGTCTGACCAAGCCAGTCTACAATGGCGGGCCAGTCGCTGAAGATCGCGGCTTCATTCTCCATAGACCGAAAGATTTCTATGAGTCGAGCTTACAAATGACCGAGCAGATCTCCGTTACGACCTCAAAGGACATTTTGACTGTGCTTGGCACAGAAGCGGAACCAAGCAGCTACATCGTCGCACTCGGTTACTCAGGCTGGAGTGCTGGACAACTCGAAGCCGAATTAGCGGAAAACTCGTGGCTCACGGTTGAAGCCAATCCTGATATTATTTTTGACACACCGATAGCAATGCGCTGGCAAAAAGCCGTGCAAATGCTTGGAATTCACGCGTCTCAGCTTTCCGATCAAGCTGGTCACGCTTAA
- a CDS encoding type IV pilus twitching motility protein PilT, giving the protein MDITELLDFSVKHNASDLHLSAGVPPMVRIDGDVRKLGVPAFNHADVHRLVFEIMNDSQRSEFEEKLEVDFSFELPNVGRFRVNAFNQSRGCSAVFRTIPTNIPTLEELECPQIFEKIAKCEKGLVLVTGPTGSGKSTTLAAMVDYINRNYNKHILTIEDPIEFVHQNQKCLINQREVHRDTHSFKNALRSALREDPDVILVGELRDQETISLALTAAETGHLVFGTLHTSSAAKTIDRIIDVFPGSDKDMVRSMLSESLRAVIAQKLLKRIGGGRVACHEIMMATPAIRNLIREDKVAQMYSIIQTGAAHGMQTMEQNARQLIAQGKVAKEEVDAKIEIETIQF; this is encoded by the coding sequence ATGGATATCACTGAGTTACTGGATTTTAGTGTAAAACATAACGCATCAGATCTACATCTTTCTGCGGGTGTGCCTCCTATGGTACGCATAGATGGCGATGTAAGAAAGCTCGGTGTGCCCGCATTTAATCATGCTGATGTGCATCGTTTGGTTTTTGAGATCATGAACGATTCACAGCGCAGTGAGTTTGAAGAGAAGTTGGAAGTCGATTTTTCCTTTGAATTGCCTAACGTAGGTCGTTTTCGTGTTAACGCCTTCAACCAATCTCGCGGCTGCTCTGCGGTGTTTCGTACCATTCCAACCAATATCCCAACCTTGGAAGAGCTTGAGTGTCCGCAAATTTTTGAAAAAATTGCGAAGTGTGAAAAGGGCTTGGTGTTGGTCACCGGGCCGACAGGTTCGGGTAAATCGACCACGTTAGCGGCGATGGTGGATTACATTAACCGCAACTACAACAAACACATCCTGACCATTGAAGATCCGATTGAATTTGTTCACCAAAATCAGAAATGTTTGATTAACCAACGCGAAGTTCATCGCGACACCCACAGTTTTAAAAATGCCCTGCGCAGCGCATTGCGTGAGGACCCAGACGTTATCTTGGTGGGTGAGTTACGTGACCAAGAGACCATCAGCCTAGCGCTTACCGCGGCAGAAACGGGTCACTTGGTGTTTGGTACGTTGCACACCAGTAGTGCAGCAAAAACCATTGACCGTATTATCGATGTGTTCCCTGGCAGTGACAAAGACATGGTGCGCTCAATGCTTTCTGAATCATTGCGCGCCGTTATCGCACAGAAATTGCTGAAACGCATTGGCGGTGGGCGAGTGGCGTGTCATGAGATCATGATGGCAACGCCAGCCATTCGTAACTTGATCCGTGAAGACAAAGTGGCACAAATGTACTCCATTATCCAAACGGGGGCTGCGCACGGCATGCAGACGATGGAACAGAATGCGCGTCAGTTGATTGCACAGGGCAAAGTGGCCAAAGAAGAAGTCGACGCCAAAATTGAGATTGAAACTATCCAGTTTTAA
- the ruvX gene encoding Holliday junction resolvase RuvX → MSRTIMAFDFGTKSIGSAIGQEITGTASPLKAFKANDGIPNWDEIEKQIKEWQPNLLVVGLPTDLHGKALETITPRAKKFAQRLQGRFGLPVELHDERLSTTEARSELFSMGGYKALSKGNVDCQSAVIILESWFEAQWG, encoded by the coding sequence ATGTCTCGCACCATCATGGCATTCGATTTTGGCACCAAAAGCATTGGTAGTGCCATCGGCCAAGAAATTACTGGCACCGCATCACCACTGAAGGCTTTCAAAGCCAATGACGGCATTCCAAATTGGGATGAGATTGAAAAGCAAATCAAAGAGTGGCAACCCAATTTATTGGTGGTGGGACTGCCGACAGATTTGCACGGCAAGGCCTTAGAAACCATTACCCCACGCGCGAAGAAGTTTGCTCAGCGCCTACAAGGGCGCTTTGGTCTTCCGGTTGAATTGCATGATGAACGCCTATCGACTACAGAAGCGCGTTCTGAGCTGTTCTCTATGGGCGGTTACAAAGCTTTGAGCAAAGGTAATGTTGATTGCCAATCTGCGGTGATTATTTTAGAGAGTTGGTTTGAAGCTCAGTGGGGCTAA